From Geotalea uraniireducens Rf4:
CCGCCGGCCATCTGGCGATGAACGGCCTGACCGTGGTTTCGCTGAGGGTCGTTGCCGCAGGCTTGCCGATCCCTTGCCAGCGGTAGAGCAGTCCCTTGACATTGGCGCCGAAGGACAACTGTTCGACGGTTATGGCGGCAACGAGCAATTCGTCGTTGCTTCGCCACGCCAGTTTTGTCACGTGGCCGCTGATGTCTGCTTCGCTGAGAACCGCACCGCGCATGTTGAAAATCCGCAGTGTGGCGTCTTTGCCATGGGGAAAGACGGCTGCCAGGTGCTCGCCGTCGGAAGACCAGCCGATTTCGTATGGCGCGGCGCCGAAGGGCTGGCTCTTGCCGTCGGCCGGATTATAAATCACGAAAGTATCGGCGACAAGGGCGATTTTCGTCCCGCCGTCGTTCCAGGCAAAGGGGGATGCCGGTTCGACCCTGGTCAGCCTGGTGACGGCGACCCCGTCGGGGAGGGCGCCGACAATCGGTAACCGGGCGCACCCGGTAACGAGGAGGATGGCCAGGTAGAAGGTGCTGGCGATGGTGAACGAGCGGTAACGGCGGTAAGGAAGCATGGATGTCTCCTTGCAGAAATGGTTCCGGCCGGAAAGGTGCTTTGGATCTTACCCGGCCGGATATTCCGCCAGACCGCGCAACGTTTCCTTCAGCTCGTACGCTGCAATGGCAAACAGCCGGTCGAGGAGTTTTCCGGTCAGGTCGGGGGGGAAAAGGGGCAATGCCAAGCGGTAGATAAGGTCGAGGAACGAGTCATGGCGGTTTTCCTCAAGGAAAAGCGTACCGTACTGATTCACCGGGGCATAGAGGAACGCGTCTTCCATGACCGCCTCGTCCTCGCTGTAGTAGGGGAGGAGCATTTCCAGGGAAAGGCAGAGCCCCTGGCCGGTCACGTCTTCCGCTACGTAGACGAGTATCTCGTCCTGCTGGGTGCCGCCATGCTCAGCTGTTTCCGGGCAGACCACGCCGGCAGGGAGAACCAGCAGCCGGCCATGGCGGGGGTCGAGGCCGTACGGCCATCCCTTGCCGCCCAGAAACCGTTCAAGCTCCTCATAGACATTCTTCTGCAACTGGTCCATGTCCTGATAGAACTCGGGGCGAAAGATGTCCCGTTTTGTGGCCAGTTCCTCAAAGGAAATGAAGTCATCTTCGCTGGTCGAAGGACGGGGATTCCGTTTTTCTGCGTTGTTTACCACCAGCCGCAGATGCGGCCGGTTTTCTCTGTCATTGTCATGTGTCATGGGGATGCAATCCTTATCTGTTGATTCGTTGTTTATTTCTATTTACTTTGCCCTTTCGTACGGGTCACGGAGCATTTCACGAGCCAGCAGCACGGTCTGAACGGATGTCACCTTAATACCTTTTTAAACCAGATGGTGTCAAGTGATTGCAGCAATGAACCGCTGGTCCTGACTGGAAACCATTTACGGTCGCGGACAACCAAATTTCTCCAGCCCTTGAATTAGACGTAGCCCACATTATACTTGAAATCAAGAGTCGTGTAAATCCGGGCTACGGGCCGTAGTCATCGGCCGGTTTCAATCATTGCGTCGTATCTGTATTGGCAATACAGCATGGTATGCCATCCATGCATAAAGGGGGGCAAGATATGAAGGGAAGCGAGCGGGTCATCGAGCAGTTGAACGCGAGGCTGGTCGAGGAGCTTACGGCCATCAACCAGTATATGGTCCATGCGGAGATGTGCGAAAACTGGGGGTACGAACGGCTGCACAAGGCGATTGAGAGTCGCTCCATGGCTGAGATGAGGCATGCCGAGAAGCTCATAGCCCGCATCCTCTTCCTTGACGGTCGCCCCATCGTCAGTAATCTGAACAAGATACATATCGGCGCCGAGGTTGAAAAGATGCATCAGAACGACCACGTTTACGAGCTTGACGCCATCCGCGGCTACAACGAGAGCATCCGGGTGGCGGTCGAGGAAGGGGACAACGGCTCCCGCGACCTGTTCCAGTCGATCCTCGATGAGGAAGAGGGGCACATCGACTGGATCGAGGCGCAGTTCGACCAAATCAGCCAGATGGGAATCCAGACCTATCTGGCTGAGCAGATTGAGTGAGCGGGCGAATTGCCTTTATTCCCGATTATTGCCCAACCGGCGAAGCAAAGAGCACATTGGATGCCGACGTCGGGTGTAGTGAATGGTACACACCGCAGTTGGGACAGCGCAAAATTTTCACTAGCGCGTCTTCGTCAGCAGCTTCCGTGCTGGTCTTGCAAAGGACGGACGACTCGCAACAGGGGCAGCGCATGAGATGGTGATGGGCTGCCTTCACTCCCTCTCCAACTGCTATTTCAGGATTATCCGCTTGACATGTTTTACCCAAAGCTGTTACGTTCATGACAGTTGATCGCAGCTCCCGGATAAGAAACTTCATCGTAAGCCCCGGAAAATACCGGGGCTTTTTTTTTACAGAAAGAAGGAGATTCATGAATTTTCAATCATTCGATTTTCACCCCGATGTAGCGGCCGGCGTAACGGCAGCAGGCTATGCCAGCCCCACGCCGATCCAGGCACAGGCAATTCCGCCGGTTATGCTCGGACGCGATGTCATGGGCCTGGCTCAGACCGGTACCGGCAAGACGGCCGCCTTTGCATTGCCGATCCTGCACCGCTTGATGCAGGGGAAACAGGGACACGTCCGTGCCTTGATCGTTGCCCCCACTCGCGAGCTGGCGGAGCAGATTCACGAGTCGATCAGTGCTCTGGGACGGCAGACCCGCCTCCGCAGCATCACCGTTTATGGCGGTGTCAACATTAACCCGCAGATACAGAAGCTCAAAAGCGGCGTCGAGATTGTCGTGGCCTGTCCGGGGCGGCTCCTCGACCACATCGGCCAAGGCACGATCGACGTCTCCCGGGTCGAGGTGCTGGTCCTCGACGAGGCGGATCAGATGTTCGATATGGGCTTTTTCCCGGACATACGGCGGATACTGAAACATCTCCCCAAACAGCGTCAGACCCTGCTTTTTTCTGCCACCATGCCCGACGAAATCCGGCGTCTGGCCCACGAGGTTCTGAACGATCCGGTCACGGTTCAGGTTGGCAATACCGCACCGCCGGTCACGGTCAGCCATGCCCTCTACCCGGTCGAGCAGCATCTCAAGACCCCCCTGCTCCTTGAGCTTCTTCGCCATACCGACACCGAGTCGGTGCTGGTGTTCACCCGTACCAAGCATCGCGCCAAGCGCCTGGGGGAACAGCTTGAAAAGGCCGGCTACCGGGCCGCATCGTTGCAAGGCAACCTCTCACAGAACCGGCGCCAGGCTGCGCTTGACGGGTTTCGCGACGGCACCTTCCAGATCCTGGTGGCGACCGACATTGCTGCGCGAGGTATTGACGTTTCCCAGATCTCCCATGTGGTCAACTACGACATTCCCGACACAGCAGAGGCTTACGTCCACCGTATCGGACGGACCGGCCGCGCTGCCCGCAGCGGCGATGCCTTCACCCTGGTGACCAGTGAGGATACAGCCATGGTTCGCGCCATCGAACGCGCCTTGAAAAGTTCCTTGGAGCGCCGCACCGTGGAAGGATTCGACTACAGTGTGCCTGCGCCGAAGAAGGATACCGAGTTCGTCC
This genomic window contains:
- the bfr gene encoding bacterioferritin, with protein sequence MKGSERVIEQLNARLVEELTAINQYMVHAEMCENWGYERLHKAIESRSMAEMRHAEKLIARILFLDGRPIVSNLNKIHIGAEVEKMHQNDHVYELDAIRGYNESIRVAVEEGDNGSRDLFQSILDEEEGHIDWIEAQFDQISQMGIQTYLAEQIE
- a CDS encoding DEAD/DEAH box helicase; the protein is MNFQSFDFHPDVAAGVTAAGYASPTPIQAQAIPPVMLGRDVMGLAQTGTGKTAAFALPILHRLMQGKQGHVRALIVAPTRELAEQIHESISALGRQTRLRSITVYGGVNINPQIQKLKSGVEIVVACPGRLLDHIGQGTIDVSRVEVLVLDEADQMFDMGFFPDIRRILKHLPKQRQTLLFSATMPDEIRRLAHEVLNDPVTVQVGNTAPPVTVSHALYPVEQHLKTPLLLELLRHTDTESVLVFTRTKHRAKRLGEQLEKAGYRAASLQGNLSQNRRQAALDGFRDGTFQILVATDIAARGIDVSQISHVVNYDIPDTAEAYVHRIGRTGRAARSGDAFTLVTSEDTAMVRAIERALKSSLERRTVEGFDYSVPAPKKDTEFVRPPREPQNRKPVAAKKGTAQGSPHNQAGTAKPKATGRAQQQPGQTAHTAGAPQRRVNRSRRSH